The following coding sequences are from one Bacteroidales bacterium window:
- a CDS encoding Fic family protein — protein sequence LFHYRYIRIHPFEDGNGRIARLMVNFILTRHDYPMIVVRSRKKSEYLEALHQADLEVGPVPSDGAHADIKDIRPFLKYFNELVATEVYNDVLFVSEKNENVWWYDGERIVFRTPNYTKILNAMRTEPTLTLADMREITGISIAAIQKLLDQLIQKKYVERGEKDGSWRVFVTQ from the coding sequence CATTGTTCCACTATCGTTATATACGCATTCATCCCTTTGAAGATGGTAATGGTCGTATTGCCCGACTGATGGTGAACTTTATCCTTACTCGCCACGATTATCCGATGATTGTAGTCCGTAGTCGCAAAAAGAGTGAGTACTTGGAGGCTTTACATCAAGCCGATCTTGAAGTCGGTCCTGTACCAAGCGATGGCGCTCATGCAGATATTAAGGATATTCGACCATTCTTGAAATACTTCAATGAGTTAGTGGCGACAGAGGTGTATAATGATGTGCTGTTTGTGAGCGAAAAGAATGAAAATGTGTGGTGGTATGATGGCGAACGAATAGTATTCCGCACTCCGAACTACACGAAGATATTAAATGCTATGCGAACTGAACCCACACTGACATTGGCTGATATGCGTGAGATTACGGGTATCAGCATTGCAGCCATCCAAAAACTACTCGATCAACTTATTCAAAAGAAATATGTTGAGCGTGGCGAGAAGGATGGTAGCTGGAGAGTGTTTGTGACGCAGTAG